The following proteins are encoded in a genomic region of Paenibacillus sp. FSL H3-0469:
- a CDS encoding glycoside hydrolase family 28 protein, with amino-acid sequence MKTIHDSAAYPIPELPQIPQRTFRITDYGAEAEGLLCTSAIQDTLDACAAAGGGTVIIPPGIWRTGPLTLHSRINLCAERGALVCFEPDYTRYPLLFSHYEGTAGWRCQAPLDGEDLSDVAITGEGIFDGSGEAWRPVKHFKRTELEWNSLLASGGALDEQGQIWWPSKEALAGEAYVLQLKENGETAMEAYLPARAYLRPALLSLRNCRRVLLEGPTFQNSPAWCLHPMGCEQVTIRHIQVRNPWYSQNGDGLDLESCTHALVEHCRFDVGDDAICLKSGKDEEGRRAGRACRYITIRHCTVYHGHGGVVIGSEMSGGVHAVRVNDCVFMGTDIGLRFKSTRGRGGVVEDILVENIQMSGIVHEAVSFHLFYAGVEGSEGYDEQEVPVTEETPQFRNITLRNMACHGAATALLVNGLPEMPLAALTVENFSAISRRGIILRHAAGLKLDGIRLQTQEEPQVQMHKCSDVELVRSGDLAITEL; translated from the coding sequence ATGAAAACAATACATGATTCCGCAGCTTATCCAATCCCGGAGCTGCCGCAGATTCCGCAGCGGACCTTCCGTATTACGGACTATGGGGCAGAAGCTGAAGGGCTGTTATGTACGTCTGCTATACAGGATACCCTGGATGCCTGCGCTGCTGCAGGAGGAGGAACGGTTATTATCCCGCCGGGAATCTGGCGCACCGGGCCGCTGACGCTGCATAGCCGGATCAATCTGTGTGCCGAGCGGGGGGCGCTGGTATGCTTTGAACCCGACTACACACGGTACCCGCTGCTGTTCTCCCATTACGAGGGGACTGCCGGCTGGCGCTGCCAGGCTCCGCTGGACGGGGAGGATCTGAGCGATGTAGCCATAACCGGTGAAGGTATCTTTGATGGCAGCGGCGAGGCCTGGCGTCCGGTGAAGCACTTCAAGCGGACGGAACTGGAGTGGAATAGCCTGCTTGCCTCCGGGGGGGCCCTGGATGAACAGGGTCAGATATGGTGGCCTTCCAAGGAAGCGCTTGCTGGAGAAGCTTATGTTCTGCAGCTGAAGGAAAACGGCGAGACAGCAATGGAGGCTTATCTCCCTGCCCGTGCGTATCTGCGTCCTGCGCTGCTGAGCCTGCGGAATTGCCGGAGAGTGCTGCTGGAGGGGCCGACCTTTCAGAACTCTCCTGCCTGGTGTCTGCATCCCATGGGCTGTGAGCAGGTTACGATCAGACATATTCAGGTCCGTAATCCGTGGTACTCCCAGAACGGGGACGGCCTGGATCTGGAGTCATGTACACATGCGCTGGTGGAACATTGCAGGTTCGATGTAGGCGATGATGCCATCTGCCTGAAATCTGGCAAGGATGAGGAAGGCCGCCGGGCAGGAAGAGCCTGCCGGTACATTACGATCCGCCATTGTACGGTCTATCACGGACATGGCGGGGTAGTGATCGGCAGTGAAATGTCGGGCGGTGTGCATGCGGTCCGGGTGAACGACTGCGTGTTCATGGGTACGGATATCGGGCTGCGCTTCAAGAGTACCCGGGGAAGAGGTGGCGTAGTAGAGGATATCCTGGTGGAAAATATTCAGATGTCAGGCATCGTCCATGAAGCGGTATCCTTCCACCTGTTCTATGCCGGGGTTGAAGGGTCTGAGGGCTATGACGAGCAGGAGGTTCCGGTCACGGAGGAGACTCCGCAGTTCCGTAACATCACGCTGCGGAATATGGCCTGCCACGGGGCGGCAACCGCGCTGCTGGTGAACGGGTTACCGGAAATGCCGCTTGCTGCGCTTACGGTGGAGAACTTCAGCGCCATAAGCAGGCGGGGCATCATCCTGCGCCATGCAGCAGGGCTGAAGCTGGACGGGATTAGGCTGCAGACGCAGGAGGAGCCGCAGGTACAGATGCATAAGTGCAGTGATGTGGAGCTTGTCCGTTCAGGAGACCTAGCTATCACCGAGCTTTAA
- a CDS encoding AraC family transcriptional regulator, translated as MNSVSGPNPKYHLEDGRFSIQHMKRKGITAMPRPHSHEWTELYYLTDGERVYFVDDRVVTVHKGELILIPGRELHSTASSEKAEFERILINYDPLLLPPVLRDEQQWFQSHRYRLFRLTLREQNEAESLLNRMLEESRIRRPFYETCVTALLTELMILLQRSESTAQAGGTRHPLHHLVTDVATYIRAHYREALTLEETAKDFFISPSYLSRVFHRLTGFHFREYIVHIRVREAQRLLAGTPDRIQEIAGAVGFEHLSHFNKTFKKSTGLTPLQYRKEAGSQPAPES; from the coding sequence ATGAATAGCGTATCTGGCCCTAATCCCAAATATCATCTTGAAGACGGACGCTTCAGCATCCAGCATATGAAGCGCAAAGGCATCACTGCGATGCCGCGCCCCCACAGCCATGAATGGACTGAGCTGTATTACCTGACGGACGGGGAGCGGGTATACTTTGTGGACGACCGGGTGGTTACGGTTCACAAAGGCGAGCTGATACTGATTCCCGGCCGCGAGCTCCATTCCACGGCAAGCTCCGAGAAAGCCGAATTCGAGCGGATTCTGATCAATTATGACCCGCTGCTGCTGCCCCCGGTGCTGAGAGACGAGCAGCAGTGGTTCCAGAGCCACCGCTACCGCTTGTTCAGGCTGACCCTGCGCGAGCAGAATGAAGCGGAGTCCCTGCTGAACCGCATGCTGGAGGAATCCCGCATCCGGCGGCCCTTCTACGAAACCTGTGTTACTGCCCTATTGACTGAGCTGATGATCCTGCTCCAGCGTTCGGAGAGTACGGCCCAGGCTGGCGGCACCCGCCATCCGCTGCACCATCTGGTAACCGATGTCGCCACCTATATCCGCGCCCATTACCGGGAAGCACTTACGCTGGAAGAGACCGCCAAGGACTTTTTCATCAGTCCCTCTTATTTGAGCCGGGTATTTCATCGTCTGACCGGCTTTCATTTCCGGGAATATATCGTCCATATCAGGGTCCGCGAGGCCCAGCGCCTGCTGGCCGGTACCCCCGACAGAATTCAGGAGATCGCTGGAGCAGTCGGCTTCGAGCATCTGTCCCATTTCAATAAAACTTTTAAAAAATCAACCGGCCTGACCCCGCTCCAGTACCGCAAGGAAGCGGGGTCACAGCCTGCACCGGAGTCCTAA
- a CDS encoding pectinesterase family protein, which produces MLIIVSKNAGEGYSSLQEALDSIPQGDIQAVTIRIKPGIYEEKVTIAREAPPILLLGEDQHSTIISWNDNAHTLGADGEPLRTFRTGTLNVFAEGFTAENLTIRNTSGPGTGQAVAAFVDAGQAVFRRVRLLGDQDTLYTGPGRQYYDDCYIEGDVDYIFGPATALFDRCHLHNKRSRGYITAASTPEGAAFGYVFLDCRITGGEGVSECYLGRPWRPYAHVAFIRTVMDGSVTGEGWHNWGQPDREQTSRYEEYGSSGPGACPEGRVAWSRQLTAEEAAQYRILSVLDGWHPEGY; this is translated from the coding sequence ATGTTAATTATAGTCTCGAAGAATGCCGGAGAAGGATACAGCAGTCTGCAGGAGGCGCTGGATTCCATTCCTCAGGGGGATATACAAGCCGTAACCATACGAATTAAGCCCGGGATCTACGAGGAAAAGGTTACGATCGCCCGCGAAGCCCCGCCCATCCTGCTGCTGGGAGAGGACCAGCATTCCACCATTATCTCGTGGAATGATAATGCTCATACGCTTGGCGCGGACGGTGAGCCGCTGCGCACCTTCCGCACCGGGACACTGAACGTGTTCGCAGAAGGCTTTACTGCCGAGAATCTGACCATCCGCAACACTTCCGGGCCGGGAACAGGCCAGGCGGTCGCGGCGTTCGTCGATGCCGGGCAGGCTGTGTTCCGGCGTGTACGTCTGTTAGGTGACCAGGATACCCTGTATACCGGGCCGGGGCGGCAATATTATGATGATTGCTACATTGAAGGGGATGTGGATTATATTTTTGGTCCGGCGACCGCGTTGTTTGACCGCTGCCATCTCCATAACAAGCGTTCCAGAGGGTATATCACAGCGGCTTCAACGCCGGAGGGAGCCGCCTTCGGTTATGTGTTCCTGGACTGCCGGATCACCGGCGGCGAAGGGGTAAGTGAGTGCTATCTTGGACGCCCTTGGCGCCCTTACGCGCATGTCGCCTTCATCCGCACGGTGATGGACGGCTCGGTGACCGGGGAAGGCTGGCATAACTGGGGGCAGCCGGACCGGGAGCAGACCAGCCGCTATGAAGAGTATGGCAGCAGCGGCCCGGGCGCATGCCCCGAGGGCCGGGTAGCGTGGTCACGCCAGTTAACTGCGGAGGAAGCCGCACAGTACCGGATTCTGTCTGTGCTGGACGGCTGGCATCCCGAGGGCTATTAA
- a CDS encoding alpha/beta hydrolase family protein — MESLEQYINQLTASAPRSSAFRKDISFAEWRASLTAGFIERLGGFPAQREALEPVQLERTVCSGYIRERIEITTYEGLRMALYLLIPEQPAGSPCPAVLAIHGHGYGSREITGLNADGSERTGDPGLHKDFAVALVKQGFVVAAPEVLGFGDRRLAEDLASGEPGRNSCYRLSSALLMAGQTMAGYRIYETMRALDYLQERKEVDGERIGIMGISGGGLVAGFTAALDERISSAVVSGYANTFQASILTRHHCLDNYIPGILLEAEMPDLLGLIAPRGLFLEAGDADHLFGPAGVREALERLEQIYAAEGHGGQLAADFFTGGHEIHGEPAYAWLLKQLAGPQE, encoded by the coding sequence ATGGAATCACTGGAACAATATATCAATCAACTGACGGCTTCTGCACCGCGCAGCTCTGCCTTCCGCAAGGACATCTCCTTTGCGGAGTGGCGGGCATCCCTTACCGCCGGATTCATAGAGCGGCTGGGCGGATTTCCCGCTCAGAGGGAGGCGCTTGAACCGGTACAGCTGGAGCGGACGGTCTGCAGCGGATACATCCGCGAACGTATCGAGATCACCACCTACGAAGGACTTAGAATGGCCCTGTATCTCCTGATCCCGGAGCAGCCGGCAGGCTCTCCCTGCCCGGCTGTGCTGGCTATTCACGGGCATGGCTACGGCAGCCGCGAGATTACCGGCTTGAATGCGGACGGGTCGGAGCGGACGGGGGACCCGGGTCTGCATAAGGATTTTGCCGTCGCCCTGGTGAAGCAAGGCTTCGTCGTGGCCGCTCCTGAGGTGCTCGGATTCGGAGACAGACGTCTGGCTGAGGATCTCGCCAGCGGCGAGCCTGGACGTAATTCCTGTTACCGCCTGTCCTCGGCACTGCTGATGGCAGGGCAGACGATGGCAGGCTACCGCATCTATGAGACGATGCGGGCGCTGGATTATCTGCAGGAGCGGAAAGAGGTTGACGGGGAACGGATCGGCATTATGGGCATCTCCGGCGGCGGGCTGGTGGCGGGCTTCACGGCTGCACTGGATGAACGGATCAGCAGTGCGGTGGTTAGCGGCTATGCCAATACGTTCCAAGCCAGCATTCTCACCCGGCATCATTGTCTGGACAATTATATTCCGGGCATTCTGCTGGAAGCGGAGATGCCGGATCTGCTGGGCCTGATTGCCCCGCGCGGGCTGTTCCTGGAGGCGGGAGACGCAGATCATCTGTTTGGTCCCGCCGGCGTGAGGGAGGCTCTGGAGCGGCTGGAGCAAATCTATGCTGCAGAGGGCCATGGCGGGCAGCTTGCGGCGGATTTTTTCACAGGGGGCCATGAGATTCACGGGGAACCGGCGTATGCCTGGCTGCTTAAGCAGCTTGCCGGTCCGCAGGAGTAG
- a CDS encoding glycoside hydrolase family 88 protein produces the protein MSISEAVSTGLSRRIADTFIGQCNEQGEHEYVMERWAYVPGMLLMSVARAGVQHGEPEYLSFMQRHMDSFIGEDGSIRSYSLEEYNLDQINQGKNLFWLYAQTGEQRYAEAAHLLAAQLIGQPRTSEGGFWHKKIYPFQMWLDGLYMASPFLAEYGAVFGRPELIDEAARQLLLIERRTRDPRTGLFYHGWDESREQEWADSSTGLSAHFWSRAMGWYAMAAVDCLEHFPLTHPQRGTVMGIFQRMCGALVEVQDQESGLWYQVLDQAGRKGNYLEATGSCMFVYAMAKALRLRYLEPSFKAAMLSGYEGILKHLVTEDEQGVHLHKICHGAGLSKDRNGSYDYYISEAVVSDVPMGVAPLLLASLEVERYLAGQ, from the coding sequence ATGTCTATATCAGAAGCAGTAAGCACAGGCTTATCCCGCAGAATTGCGGATACATTCATCGGTCAATGCAATGAACAAGGGGAGCACGAGTATGTAATGGAGCGCTGGGCGTATGTCCCCGGCATGCTGCTGATGTCAGTGGCCCGGGCCGGGGTTCAGCATGGCGAGCCTGAGTACCTCTCCTTCATGCAGCGGCATATGGACAGCTTCATCGGGGAGGACGGAAGCATCCGCTCCTATTCGCTGGAGGAATATAACCTGGATCAGATCAATCAGGGCAAGAATCTGTTCTGGCTGTACGCTCAGACGGGTGAGCAGCGCTACGCGGAAGCCGCCCATCTGCTGGCAGCACAGCTCATCGGACAGCCCCGGACCTCCGAGGGCGGCTTCTGGCATAAGAAAATATATCCCTTCCAGATGTGGTTGGACGGATTATACATGGCTTCGCCGTTCCTGGCCGAATATGGGGCAGTCTTCGGGCGTCCGGAGCTGATCGATGAAGCCGCCCGTCAGCTGCTGCTGATTGAGCGCAGAACCCGTGATCCGCGTACCGGCCTGTTCTATCACGGCTGGGATGAATCCCGGGAGCAGGAGTGGGCGGATTCCTCCACCGGATTGTCGGCCCATTTCTGGAGCCGGGCGATGGGCTGGTACGCGATGGCCGCCGTGGACTGCCTGGAGCATTTCCCGCTGACCCATCCGCAGCGGGGAACGGTGATGGGGATTTTTCAGCGGATGTGCGGTGCGCTGGTTGAGGTGCAGGATCAGGAGAGCGGCCTCTGGTATCAGGTACTGGATCAGGCGGGACGCAAAGGCAACTATCTTGAAGCGACAGGCTCCTGCATGTTCGTCTATGCGATGGCCAAGGCTCTGCGGCTGCGGTATTTGGAGCCTTCCTTCAAGGCAGCGATGCTAAGCGGTTACGAGGGAATCCTTAAGCATCTGGTGACCGAAGACGAACAAGGCGTTCATCTGCACAAGATCTGCCACGGGGCCGGGCTCAGCAAAGACCGTAACGGCTCCTACGACTACTACATTTCCGAAGCAGTTGTATCAGATGTACCTATGGGTGTAGCGCCGCTGCTGCTGGCTTCTCTTGAAGTGGAGAGGTACCTTGCCGGGCAATAA
- a CDS encoding phosphoribulokinase, producing MDQELQRIVKWISGQTARVIIGISGHGASGKTTFAGHLISLLGQDNVNLLNTDPYIISSNLRKFAMIDYEYDNEQYRDKMTACHPLAHNVASLERDIRMLRDGLGLYTMDTHYTKSTLLSSRNKINIVEGMSVAFTDPELYDLKVYLHTDGETELRRRGIRDVAERGTDIGYLMRSHEQRRIQYELFMHPYHERFDIVIRNQD from the coding sequence ATGGATCAGGAATTACAGAGAATTGTCAAGTGGATCAGCGGTCAGACTGCGAGGGTCATCATCGGGATTTCAGGTCATGGAGCATCGGGCAAAACTACATTTGCCGGTCATCTGATCAGCTTGCTCGGGCAGGATAACGTGAATCTATTGAATACGGACCCCTATATTATCAGTTCTAATCTCAGGAAGTTCGCGATGATTGACTATGAATATGACAATGAACAATACCGTGATAAAATGACGGCGTGCCACCCGCTTGCCCATAACGTTGCCTCACTGGAGCGGGACATCCGTATGCTGAGGGACGGCCTCGGCCTGTATACGATGGATACCCACTACACCAAGAGTACGCTGTTATCTTCACGCAACAAGATTAATATTGTGGAAGGCATGAGTGTTGCTTTTACCGACCCGGAATTGTATGACCTCAAAGTATACCTGCATACGGATGGAGAGACTGAGCTGAGACGCAGGGGAATCCGGGATGTGGCTGAGCGGGGTACGGATATCGGATACTTAATGAGATCCCATGAACAGCGCAGGATTCAGTATGAATTATTCATGCATCCGTATCACGAGAGGTTCGATATTGTGATCAGGAATCAGGATTAA
- a CDS encoding DinB family protein: MAAKTNKQLILEFESFIPYIQSLDSIEDADWEAPLEAGKWSLQDLLCHIMLWDKYFYEEALVKIQEGLPLTAAHLDFNAFNANAVLYAKTVTRQEAARQFVLYRTKITGLAASFSDAALEQNHPDGDGKKFSIRKYLRDFISHDKHHKKQIDKYAASVAVTKT; this comes from the coding sequence ATGGCAGCCAAAACCAACAAGCAGCTCATTCTTGAATTCGAGTCCTTCATCCCATATATTCAATCGCTGGACAGCATCGAAGATGCAGACTGGGAGGCTCCGCTGGAGGCCGGAAAATGGTCTCTGCAGGATCTCCTTTGCCACATCATGCTGTGGGACAAATACTTTTATGAGGAGGCCCTGGTCAAAATTCAAGAAGGCCTGCCGCTGACAGCCGCACATCTGGACTTCAATGCATTCAATGCCAATGCGGTCCTATACGCCAAAACAGTAACCCGTCAAGAAGCCGCCCGGCAATTCGTTCTGTACCGGACCAAGATTACCGGGCTTGCAGCCTCCTTCAGCGATGCGGCTCTTGAACAGAATCATCCCGATGGTGACGGGAAGAAATTCAGTATCCGCAAGTATCTGAGAGATTTCATCTCCCACGATAAGCATCACAAAAAGCAGATAGACAAGTATGCAGCATCAGTTGCGGTCACAAAAACATAA
- a CDS encoding S-layer homology domain-containing protein has protein sequence MFIKRSVRKKVIAGALAVCLSILPAVSAFAGNASDLSGNWAKNQISKWMDQGLIAGYPDGEFKPNNLVTRAELTVLINRAFGFTETKKANFSDISSSKWYYSSILQANAAGYIQGYEDGTFKPDQKINRQELAVIISKLLKLTASAAAPEFGDMAKSADWSKGAIGAVSEQGIMTGSGDGNFRPLAYATRAETVVILDRALSLLNASGEYVIIYETPGTYGPLSGISEVDSDVVINVPGITLRNMNITGDLLLGEGIAEGDVRLQNVTVRGNTAIEGGGPNSIHLADSTLGSVRVDKEEGSVRVVAEGKTQIHNLQIQSAADVESLTGAEISTLTLSPEIPADARILLTGSFKAVNILASRLNIEISGGTVETINVDKTAGSNKLANSSNIKSMTMNAGIQISGKGNIANAVVNASGITIENAPGKLTIGTDVPADVKVNIAGSDKMVAASSAVPTAAVLVGGGGGGTGGGGSTAETPAPTATPTPVPTEEPTPVPTPVPTEEPTPVPTPVPTEEPTPVPTEEPTPVPTPVPTEEPTAAPTATPTAKPTAVTSPSPSPLATPTAVTSPSPSPSSSFPGPIPTPWSTVAPTPPIVNHGVVKGFIERADGNAADTGILYLVRDNDQMIYTTALTKGEFSIDLPDGTYRIYSMRSTTTQENISLYYMFYVMNGKADREVHILILEQQAGTIQYSDGTAFENGEIFVQRLDSGPIGWYSAEIQAGRFNFNLPDGHYNVEMLIYGETNNQLRINYLFEVINGKSNLDIKLPPKIEGNISFVDGSPIGDGWLEIREMNAQNFGIYTVPVVAGKFDLYLPDGDYNILMFNTENSNSIPLRTQIKIVNGEPAAGPINIKVPLAISGKIYNEDGTPYAEGVLMIQEVGTASPLLYSAPIKKGMFDFYLPDGSYRVHLLAEKTSSSYNTKFPYYRFSVLDGQSDPRELVIHLPANNVTGTLKYDDGTALPDGYIELGSGLGGKDYVKTAELKKGEFGADFPDGEYDVFIYWDAEHQKRIDINRKFKVKEGLLVDSLDIILAME, from the coding sequence TTGTTTATCAAAAGAAGTGTAAGAAAAAAAGTTATCGCAGGGGCACTTGCTGTATGCCTTTCGATCCTGCCGGCTGTCTCAGCTTTTGCGGGCAATGCATCCGATCTTAGTGGAAACTGGGCCAAGAATCAAATCAGTAAATGGATGGATCAAGGACTGATCGCCGGCTACCCTGATGGTGAATTTAAGCCGAATAACCTGGTGACTCGGGCGGAATTAACGGTTTTGATAAATAGGGCTTTTGGATTCACTGAAACGAAAAAAGCTAATTTTAGCGATATCTCCAGCAGTAAATGGTATTATTCAAGTATTTTGCAGGCTAATGCAGCAGGTTACATTCAAGGCTACGAGGACGGGACCTTTAAGCCTGATCAGAAGATCAACCGTCAGGAACTGGCTGTTATCATCAGCAAGTTGCTCAAGCTGACAGCGTCGGCTGCGGCTCCTGAGTTCGGTGATATGGCTAAGAGTGCAGATTGGAGCAAAGGTGCTATCGGGGCTGTAAGCGAGCAAGGTATCATGACGGGTTCCGGTGATGGGAATTTTCGGCCCCTCGCTTATGCAACCCGGGCAGAGACAGTAGTCATTTTGGATAGGGCTTTATCCTTACTAAATGCATCCGGTGAGTATGTAATCATCTATGAAACGCCAGGTACCTATGGTCCGCTGTCAGGAATTTCAGAAGTTGACAGTGATGTAGTGATCAACGTGCCAGGTATCACACTCCGTAATATGAATATCACTGGAGATCTGCTGCTGGGTGAAGGCATAGCTGAAGGTGATGTGCGGCTCCAGAATGTAACAGTAAGGGGCAATACCGCAATTGAAGGCGGAGGGCCTAACAGTATTCATCTTGCGGATTCCACACTGGGTTCTGTACGTGTTGACAAGGAAGAGGGCAGTGTAAGAGTAGTTGCTGAAGGAAAGACCCAAATCCATAACCTTCAGATTCAGTCCGCTGCTGACGTTGAATCCCTCACTGGTGCTGAGATTAGTACACTTACGTTATCACCTGAAATACCAGCCGATGCCCGCATTCTGTTGACCGGCAGCTTCAAGGCTGTAAATATTCTTGCATCACGCCTTAACATTGAAATCAGCGGGGGCACTGTCGAGACAATTAATGTTGATAAAACAGCGGGCAGTAATAAATTGGCTAATAGCAGCAATATCAAATCCATGACAATGAACGCCGGTATACAAATATCAGGCAAAGGCAATATCGCTAATGCGGTAGTCAACGCTTCGGGCATTACAATAGAGAATGCTCCAGGTAAACTTACGATCGGCACTGATGTTCCGGCAGATGTGAAAGTGAATATAGCTGGTTCTGATAAAATGGTAGCTGCGTCTTCTGCAGTACCAACAGCGGCTGTGTTAGTTGGCGGCGGAGGGGGAGGAACTGGCGGAGGCGGCAGTACGGCTGAAACACCGGCGCCAACAGCAACACCAACGCCAGTACCAACGGAGGAACCGACACCAGTACCAACCCCAGTACCAACGGAGGAACCGACACCAGTACCAACCCCAGTACCAACGGAGGAACCGACACCAGTACCGACGGAGGAACCAACACCAGTACCAACGCCAGTACCGACGGAGGAACCAACAGCGGCACCAACGGCAACACCAACAGCGAAGCCAACGGCGGTAACTTCACCGTCACCATCGCCGTTAGCGACACCAACAGCGGTGACTTCACCGTCACCGTCGCCATCTTCATCATTCCCGGGGCCAATACCCACACCATGGTCAACGGTGGCCCCCACACCGCCCATTGTAAATCATGGTGTTGTAAAAGGTTTCATTGAGCGAGCAGACGGGAACGCTGCTGATACAGGCATCTTGTACTTAGTACGGGATAACGATCAAATGATTTACACCACTGCTTTAACAAAAGGGGAATTCTCTATAGATTTGCCGGATGGGACGTACAGAATTTACTCCATGCGTTCCACAACTACACAAGAGAATATTTCACTCTACTATATGTTTTACGTTATGAATGGCAAGGCAGACAGGGAAGTGCATATTCTCATTCTTGAGCAGCAGGCAGGTACGATTCAGTATTCGGACGGGACAGCATTTGAGAATGGAGAAATTTTTGTACAGCGCCTCGACAGCGGGCCGATTGGCTGGTATAGTGCCGAAATCCAAGCAGGCAGGTTCAACTTTAATTTGCCGGACGGTCATTATAACGTAGAAATGTTAATCTATGGCGAAACTAACAATCAATTAAGAATTAATTATTTATTTGAGGTCATTAACGGGAAGAGCAATCTGGATATAAAATTGCCTCCAAAAATTGAAGGAAACATTAGCTTCGTGGATGGCTCCCCGATTGGCGACGGATGGCTGGAAATTAGAGAAATGAATGCTCAGAATTTCGGGATTTATACGGTCCCTGTGGTTGCAGGTAAGTTTGATCTTTATTTACCGGATGGAGATTATAACATACTGATGTTTAACACTGAGAATTCAAACAGTATACCCTTGCGTACACAGATAAAGATTGTTAATGGTGAACCTGCCGCCGGACCCATTAATATCAAGGTACCTTTAGCAATATCAGGCAAGATATATAATGAGGACGGAACTCCATATGCTGAAGGAGTATTAATGATCCAAGAGGTTGGTACTGCTTCACCGCTTCTATATTCGGCCCCTATTAAGAAGGGTATGTTTGATTTCTATCTGCCGGACGGCTCATACCGGGTACATCTTTTAGCGGAAAAAACGTCCTCCAGCTACAATACTAAATTTCCGTATTACAGGTTCTCGGTGCTGGATGGACAATCTGATCCGCGTGAGCTTGTAATCCATTTGCCAGCGAATAATGTGACCGGTACTTTGAAATATGATGATGGGACCGCGCTGCCGGATGGTTATATAGAGCTTGGCAGTGGTCTTGGCGGTAAGGATTATGTCAAAACAGCTGAGCTGAAAAAAGGGGAGTTCGGTGCTGATTTTCCGGATGGGGAATACGATGTATTCATCTATTGGGATGCTGAGCATCAGAAGAGAATCGATATAAATCGTAAATTTAAAGTTAAAGAGGGCCTGCTTGTTGATTCCTTGGACATTATTTTGGCTATGGAGTAA
- a CDS encoding IS4 family transposase — MNKYTPFLAVFKQVLTSEEVQKVSGQTKDYEDTGTKMTVGVLFDYFVQACYHQWDGFRQSARVGSNYGLPKVHYSTLSGKAGEVPYDIFKRLFQMLVQKCNRQTRRHLNLPKDLLLIDSTTVTAANSRMSWAPYKKFRGGIKLHVAFSQGQHSPVKVVESIARRNDAPFGEVLADKDYLLVQDRAYGKIGRLDQYVQQGQSFVIRLKDNLHLVMPRKLRRPAEGDTQIVRDITCYIGQGKHQSAQRHRVVEFENDRGEVVRVVTDLRKESAQVIAEIYKARWEIEVFFRWVKQHLNVPCLFGTTENAVYSQLFVALTAYVLLKYIFDEIHPKVPVFARLTLWEFMQYWRIFNLPLEWQIQLSLLRRKDHIGVFEIP, encoded by the coding sequence ATGAATAAATATACCCCATTCTTGGCCGTGTTCAAACAAGTATTAACTTCGGAAGAAGTCCAAAAGGTAAGCGGGCAAACCAAGGACTACGAGGATACGGGAACCAAAATGACCGTCGGTGTGTTGTTCGACTACTTTGTCCAAGCCTGCTACCACCAATGGGATGGCTTTCGTCAAAGTGCTCGGGTGGGCTCGAACTACGGTTTGCCCAAGGTTCATTACTCCACCCTTTCGGGCAAAGCCGGTGAAGTGCCTTACGATATCTTCAAGCGTTTGTTTCAAATGCTCGTCCAGAAATGTAACCGGCAAACCCGGCGGCACCTGAATCTGCCTAAAGATCTGCTGCTGATTGACTCTACGACGGTTACGGCAGCCAACTCCCGCATGTCTTGGGCTCCGTATAAAAAATTTAGAGGTGGCATTAAACTGCACGTTGCTTTTTCGCAGGGACAGCATTCACCCGTGAAGGTGGTCGAATCGATTGCCCGGCGTAATGACGCTCCATTTGGAGAAGTCTTGGCCGATAAGGACTACCTTTTAGTTCAGGATCGGGCGTATGGCAAAATCGGTCGATTGGATCAATATGTGCAGCAAGGTCAGTCCTTTGTGATTCGTCTGAAAGACAACCTCCATTTGGTGATGCCGCGAAAGCTTCGGCGACCGGCGGAGGGAGACACCCAAATCGTACGCGATATCACCTGTTATATTGGTCAAGGGAAACACCAATCCGCCCAGCGCCACCGCGTCGTTGAATTTGAAAATGACCGGGGTGAAGTCGTACGTGTCGTGACCGATTTGAGAAAAGAGTCCGCTCAGGTGATTGCTGAAATTTACAAAGCACGATGGGAGATTGAAGTCTTTTTCCGCTGGGTGAAACAGCATTTGAATGTCCCATGTCTATTTGGAACCACCGAAAATGCAGTATATAGCCAATTGTTTGTGGCCCTTACCGCGTATGTGCTTCTGAAATACATTTTTGATGAAATTCATCCGAAGGTACCGGTCTTTGCTAGGCTGACTCTTTGGGAATTTATGCAGTACTGGCGTATATTTAATCTTCCGCTGGAGTGGCAGATTCAGTTGAGTCTGCTCAGGCGTAAAGATCATATAGGTGTTTTTGAAATCCCATAA